From the genome of Sinanaerobacter sp. ZZT-01:
ACGCTTCCGATGCAGATTTATTGATTGTGGCGGCAGGGCCGCTTCCGGATATGAGTAAAGGGCAGACGAGAATGGACACCTTGAGACAGACGGTAGAAGTAGTAAAGGACATCGTCGAGAACATAAAAAAGTCCGGTTTTCACGGCATCCTAGTGAGCATATCCAATCCGGCAGATGTCATTGCACATTATATTCAAACAAAGCTGGAGTACCCGAAGGAAAAAGTACTTTCTACCAGTACTGTACTGGATTCTGCAAGGCTTCGAAGAGCAATTTCTCAGGAAATAGGCGTGGATCCGAAATCCATTTATGCGTATGCGCTCGGAGAACATGGAGAAAGCCAAATGGTTGCATGGTCTACGGTAATGATTGCCGGAAAACCGATTTTGGAGCTGATAAAGCAAAAGCCTGAGAAGTATGGTAATTTGAATTTACAGGAGCTGGCGGAAAAAGGAAGAGCTGCAGGGTGGCACATTCTTGGGGGAAAAGGCTCAACCGAATTTGGAATCGGGACCGCGGCGGCAGAGGTTACAAGGGCGATTTTCTCTGATGAAAAGAGGATCCTTCCCGTTTCGGTCTTTCTAGATGGAGAATACGGGCAGAGAGGTGTGTATGCATCTGTTCCGGCGGTGGTCGGAAATAAAGGAATAGAAGAAATTATAGAGCTTAATATGACGGAAGAAGAAAAACAAAGGTTTCACTTATCTTGTGAAATCATGCGAGAAAATTATCAGCTTGCATGCAATCTATAAACAAACATTTAAAGGAGGATAGGACAATGACAAAAAGGAGAATCGCATTACTTATTTTAGTGGGGGTGCTGGCGTTATCATTTGCCGGCTGCGGAAATAAAGAGGGAAAGAGTGAAGAAAATGAAGAAACCATCGTAAAGGTAGGCGTAGTGGGAGAATCCAACGAGATGTGGGAGCCGGTCATTGCAGAATTAGAAAAGGAAGGGATCAAAATAGAACTTGTAAGCTTTACGGACTATCCGATTCCGAATAGTGCACTTGACACCGGAGACATTGATCTGAATGCATTTCAGCACTATGCGTATCTGAACGAAGAGATTAAGAACAATGGTTATAAAATTACTGCAATCGGAGATACCTTTATTTCCGCAATGAATATTTACTCCGATTCGATTTCTGACGTAAAGGAAATTAAAGAAGGTTCAAAAATTGCCGTGCCAAACGATGCGACGAATGAAGGCAGAGCATTAAAGGTATTGGAAGCGGCTGGATTGATCCAGCTGGATCAGAGTGCAGGAGACAGTCCTGAAGTATCTGATATTACAGAAAATCCGTTGAAGCTGGAGTTGGTAGAAGTGGATGCTGCAAATGTGTATTCTCTGCTCCCGGACGTTGCTGCAGGCGTAATTAATTGCAACTATGCACTGGACAGTGGTTTGAACCCGGGAGAGGATGCAATTTTCTCCGATAATGTAGCGTTTTACTCCGGCAAGGACTATGTAAACTTAATTGCCGCAAGAACAGAAGATGCAGAAAATGAAATTTATCAAAAAATTGTAAAAGCATACCAGTCCGAAGCAGTAAAAGAAGTTTTTGCAACAACTTTCAAGGGCGCTTATATCGCAGCATGGGAGGAATAGTATGAGTTTGAACTTAAGTAAAGAAGAATACAAGAAGGCAGAAGAATACAGAGCGTGGATTGAAACAAGGCTGCCCATCGGAAAAGAGCTTCTCTACCTGACGCAAGAGGACGTTCGGAGCATTCCGATCAGCCCGGAAGAAATATTGGAGCTTACGGAAAAATCTCTGGCAGCTTACAGCCGAAAAAATGCAGATATGCCTGCGAAGATAGGGATTCACCCGCTTCCCGGAACTTTTTATCACGCGATGCCTGCCTATGCACCGGAAGCGTTCGCAGCGGGAATCAAATGGGGCTCCTGTTATCCTGAAAATCAGAAAAAATACGGATACCCACAGGCGGAAGGTCTCATTCTTTTCAATGACCATTTATCCGGTATCCCAATTGCTATTTTAGACTGTATCTATGTAACGGAAATCCGTACCGCGGCGGTTACGTATGCGTCCATTAAAAAGCTTGCATCGAGTGATGCAAAGACCTTCGGTATGATTGGGTGCGGAGTGGAAGGCAGACAGCACGTTAAAAACATCGAAAAAGTGCTTCCTTCCTTGAAAGAGATCTATGTTTATGATATTTCGAAAGATGCAGAGAATTGTCTGATACAGGAATTACAGGGTGAGGTAGGTGCCGTAATCAAAAAAGCGGATTCACTTGAGACACTGGTAAGAAATTCAGAAGTCATTGCTTCGGCGACCATTATCACAGAACAACCGGAGCCAAAGATAAAAGATGAATGGATTACAAGCGGAAAAACAATCCTATTATGCGACTGCCATTCTCTCTATGAAGATAAAACAGTGAAAAGAGCAGATAAATATTTGGTGGATAGTATTGAGCAGCATGAGCTGTTAAAAGGATATGGCTATTATCCGTATGGACTCCCTGAAATTTACGCCGAAACCGGAGAGGTTGTCGGAGGCGAAAAACAAGGCAGAGTAACAAAAGATGAGCTGATTGTATGCAACAATGTCGGAATGGCCATCGAAGATATGTATGTAGTAAGAGATTTATTTGATAAAGCATTAGAAAATGGGATAGGAAGAAAGCTTCCTTTATAAGAAATAAGGTGAAACAATATGCAGGAATTAAGTAAGCGTACAGCATCCTTTACGGAATCCATTATTCGAAAGATGACAAGGATTTCAGATCAATACGGAGCAGTGAATCTTTCTCAGGGTTTTCCGGATTTTGACCCTCCGAAAGAAATTCTCACGAGCTTAAAAGAAGCATCGATGAAAGGACCGCATCAGTATGCTGTCACATGGGGGGCACAAAATTTTAGAGAAGCACTGGCTCACAAGCAGGAACACTTTTCAGGGATGAAAATTGACCCGAATACCGAAATTACCGTTACCTGCGGAAGTACAGAAGCAATGATGGCCGCAATGATGGCGATTACAAATCCGGGAGATCAGGTGATTGTATTTTCACCGTTTTATGAAAACTACGGGGCAGATGCCATTCTCTGCGGGGCTGAGCCCTTGTATGTTCCGCTTGTACCCCCTGCATTTCACTTTGATGGTGATGTATTGGAAGCGGCCTTCAAAAAAGGAGCAAAGGCGTTGATTTTATGCAATCCTTCCAATCCATGCGGAAAGGTTTTCACTCGTGAAGAACTGAAACTCATTTCTGCGCTTGCGATAAAATATGATGCATATGTTATTACGGATGAGGTGTATGAGCATATTTTATACGAGCCGTATGAGCACCTTTATCTAGCGTCTTTTCCGGGAATGCGGGAACGCACAATCACCTGCAGCTCCCTGTCAAAGACATATTCCATCACCGGGTGGCGTCTCGGGTATGTCATTGCAGAGGAAAGAATCATAGACCGTATCAAAAAAGTACATGATTTTCTGACAGTGGGCGCAGCAGCGCCTCTGATGGAAGCGGCTGTTACCGGATTGCTGTTTGACGATAAATATTATAAGGAGCTGCAAAGGCATTATACCCATATGCGGGATTTGTTTTTAAAAGGGCTTGATGAGATTGGACTTCCCTATATCAAACCGCAGGGAGCGTACTATGTTTTAACCGACATCAGTGAATTTGGGTGTAAAAATGATGTCGCTTTCTGTGAGTGGCTTGCAAAAGAGGTAAAAGTTGCGGCAGTACCCGGCTCTGCCTTTTTTAAAGAACAAACCCACTCCTTTATTCGTTTTCACTTTGCAAAGAAGGATGAGACCTTACAGCTTGCACTGCAAAATCTTTCAGAGATATATAAAAAAGCGGACAGACGATGATTTTCACTTTCAGCTTTCTCACCAGGAAATTGATTTCTATGTACAAGAGCATTAAAACGATTGAAGAGAGCTTGATTAAAATAGAAGGTGATAAGTAAAAATAATATATAAGGTTAAAAGCTATAAAAACAGAGCATTGCGTTAAGATGCTCTGTTTTTTTTATAATTTCATTGGACGGGTGGTCCGGATTCGAGGGATTACGCTGATGCACATTGTTAATATGCGATTCAAAGCCGGTTGCTTATAAGCTTATCCTATAGCAAATTGCATGTTATAGGTATTAACACTGTGGGAAATGTCTGCGGTATAATAAAATCACAGAAAGCACTGCGGAAATAAGTAATGCTAAAAAGTGGTAATAGATTTATAAAAAATATAAATTTATTATGCTGATGAGGTTAAAAAATGTATCTAAAATCAAAATAGATTAAAATTGCACATTTAAATATAAAAACATGATTTCGGTTTCTTTATATTGTAATTCTAAATTTAAAGTGATAAGATTTGATTATAGAAATTTCTAAATAAATAATTGATTAATCAAAGGGCACTACCTATAAAGAGTCAAAAGGAGGATATGCCAAATGTTATTCAATTAAGACCTACATATATGGATTTAAACAATAATTTTTCTCTTTTCTCAAATATTGTTGCTACTAAATCTTCTTCAGTTGCAACGTTAAAGCAGCAAATTGATGTTGTGAACGGTTTAGTAGTAGAGCATAGTGTAACTGGAAAATATGACAATAAAAATGGAAAAAATATTGGAAAAGTATATCAAGTGCTACCGTAAAGGAAAATTCCCATGAAGAATTTTCAAGATTAGATTCTGTGTAGAAATCAGTCGGAGAAATTTCAAAAGATCAATCTATGATTGAACATAAATATGAATATACGATACAACATTATATTATAATTCCAATACCTGTAGTGGAAAAAATTGTAAAGATAAAATCAGATAAGCAAAGCGTAAAAGGTTCCGCGTACTTTTATGCGAAAAATATTTAGGAAATTTTGAGGGATAATATATGCAAGAAATAATTGCCTTGTCTATAAAAATCATTCTTTTTATCTCGGTGGTTCCGATTGTAAGTTTTCTTATCAGGAAATGTATTTTTATGTACAAGAAATGCATTTCTATGTACAAGAGCATTAAAGTGATTGAAGAAAGTTTAGGTGAAAAAAGAAACGACAAAGAGAAACAATAGATTAGCTTGAAAGCCATAAAATCAGAGTTGTGTTAAGGAACTCTGATTTTTTTATAATTTCATTGAACGTGTGGTGCGGATTCATATTGTTCATATGGTATTCAAAGCCTGTTGCTTATAAGCTTATCCTATAGCAAATTGCATGTTATAGGTATTAACACTGTGGGAAATGTCTGCGGTATAATAAAATCACAGAAAGCACAGAATGTGTAATCTTGAAACATGATTGTAAAAAGAAATAAAAGCTGTAATTCAATTGAAGAGAAACGAATGTGATATCAATATGTAAACATAAAAAAGGTAACGTATTTTTAATAAAGTAGTTTGAAAGAGAGGAAACGATTATGAGTAAAAAAACGAGAGAAAACAGGGAATTTAGATTTGAAACATTACAGCTGCATGTAGGACAGGAGAACGCAGATCCGCTAACCGATGCAAGGGCAGTCCCGATTTACCAAACTTCATCTTACGTTTTTCATAACAGTGAACATGCAGCAGCGCGATTTGGACTAAGAGATGCCGGAAATATCTATGGAAGGTTGACCAATCCGACCGAAGATGTCTTTGAGAGAAGAATTGCAGCATTGGAAGGGGGCGTTGCAGCATTGGCAGTGGCTTCCGGAGCAGCAGCTGTAACCTACGCAATTCAAAACATTGCACAGCATGGAGATCATATTGTAGCTGCAAAGAATATCTATGGAGGAACTTATAATCTTTTGGAGCATACCAACAAACAGTATGGGATTGAAACTACATTTGTAGACCCATTCCGGTATGACGAACTTGATGCGGCGATTCAGGAAAATACAAAGCTGGTATTCATTGAAACACTGGGAAATCCAAACTCCGACGTGGTAGATATTGAAAAGATTGCAGAGATTGCACATAAGCATAAAATTCCGCTTGTGATTGACAACACCTTTGCAACTCCCTATCTCGTTCGTCCAATTGCATACGGAGCAGACATCGTCGTACATTCCGCAACAAAATTTATCGGCGGACACGGCACTGCGATTGGAGGCGTGATTGTAGACAGCGGAAAGTTTGATTGGGAGCAAAGCGGAAAATTTCCTGCCTTGAGCGAGCCAAACCCAAGTTATCATGGAATCAGTTTTACGAAGGCAGTAGGTGCGGCTGCATATGTTACAAAAATTCGTGCAATTCTTTTAAGAGATACCGGAGCAACCCTCTCACCGTTTCATGCATTTTTATTTCTGCAAGGCTTGGAAACCCTGTCTTTGAGAGTAGAAAGACACGTTGAAAACAGCTTGAAGGTAGCGGAATATCTGAAAAACCATCCGCAGGTTCAGGAGGTACATCACCCATCAGTGAGTGATGACGAATTGCAAAAAGAATTATATAAAAAATATTTTCCAAATGGAGGCGGGTCGATTTTCACCTTTGAAATCAAAGGTGACGCGCAGAAAGCAAAAGACTTCATCGACCAGCTTGAATTGTTCTCCCTGCTCGCTAACGTAGCAGATGTGAAATCACTGGTGATTCATCCGGCTTCCACAACACATTCTCAAATGACCGAAGAAGAACTTCTTAATTCTGGTATCAAACCGAATACGATCCGTCTTTCGATCGGAACAGAAAATATTAACGATATAATTGAAGATCTGGAAGAAGCATTTAAAGCGGTACTTTAATAAATAACAGAGACTAAAATTTAGAATAGTCTCTGTTTTCTTGTAAATAAGCAAAAATTTTTTATTTTTATATTTAAAAAAGATATGCTGCTTATATTTACTTAGCATTTTACAGATTTTACAAAGGAATATTGACAGAGAATTTTTTTAATGCTATAGTAACATACATAGAAAAACTATGTATAAAGAATATCTGTGTATGGAGGGCGGTATGAAGATTAATAAGGAGCTTATGAAAGGAAGTACGTCAATTTTAGTGCTTTCACTTTTGAGCAAAGAAGATATGTACGGGTATCAAATTGCGCATCAGCTTAAAGAACGATCAGATAGTGTTTTTGTTCTTAAGGAAGGAACGCTTTATCCAATGCTTCACAGCTTGGAAAATGATAAAGTGATTGAATCCTATTGGGTTGATGCGGATAATGGAAAACGCAGAAAATATTATAAGATCACAAAAAATGGAATGAAACTATTGAAAGATAAAAAGGCGGAGTGGCAAACTTATACGAAAGCAGTGAATACTGTAATCGGAGGTGTTTGCATTGGATAAAAAAGTGAAAGCATTTTTAGATGAAGTATGTATTTATATCAATTGCAAAGCAGTACATAAGGATATTCGTGAGGAGCTTTTTGAACATATAAACGAATTGAAAAAAGAAAATGTGAATCATGGTTACGATGAAAAAGAAGCTCTGGATTTGGCGATTTGTGCGATGGGAAGTACGGAAGAAATCGGTGTCCGATTAAATCGTCAGCATAAGCCTCGGATGGAATGGTCAATTTTGCTTTTAACAATGGCAATTGCAGTAATTGGTGCGGTCGTGATGTATACGAGCAGCCAGTTTACAAGTGGAGAAACAATCAATTTTTCGACCTATGTACTTATCGCTGCAATTGGAGTCGGAACGATGGTAACATTCTATTATTATGACTATACGAAACTGAAAAATCTTTCGGCTGCCTTGTATTTTTCCGGAATCTTGTTACTTGTTGCAACTCTGCTCATAGGGACGAGTGCGAATGGTGCTACAAGGTGGATTTCGATCGGGCCGTTTTCTGTCGTAATACCGGAAGTTGCCAGTCTGCTTTTTTTAATTGCATTTGTAGGATTTTTAGAAAAATACAGGGGAAAAGGTGCGATACAGATTATAAAGATATTATTTACGTGTATGATTTCGGTATTTTTAATCATGCTTTTACCAAGCTTAGCAACTGCTTTTGTACTGTTTATCGTATATGCAGCAGGAATCATTATGGCTGTTATAAGGAATCACTTTGGCGGTAATAAAAAGATGCAGTTTATTTCATTATTTGCAGGTGGCGGTGTCGTTGCAAGCCTATTGTTGTATCGAGTGATTGCAAACCCCTATTTATTAATGCGTCTGAATATTTTTACAGAAAAATCACAAGGATATCAAGAGCGCATGGCAGATCATTGGCTTACTCTTTCCAATTGGTTTGGAAAAATATCCTATTCGGGGGGAAGCCTGAATGGGACGATGCCCAATATTACAGGAGAGTATATACTTGTCAATGTAATTGCGACATTTGGATGGGTAGCTGGAGTTGCTCTTATCATTCTAATTGGTGCATTTATCATTCGATCGTTTCTTACTGCGAGGCAGATAAAAAATAATTACGGGTTTTATTTGTCTTTCTCCGCTTGCATGATTTTATCCGCACAATTTTTGATTAATATTTTAATAAATTTTAATTTGTTCCCTTTAACTGCAGTCAATATGCCATTTGTCTCTTATGGAGGTACGGGATATATTGTGAATATGGCATTTGTCGGCATTATCCTTTCCGTTTGGCGCAGAGATAATCTGATTTCCCATTCAGACAGTGTCAGACTGTCAAATTCAAAGAAAGAGATTATAAGCTATTCAAATGGAAAACTGATTATTGATTTGCAAGCTTGGAGGAAATGATCGTTACAGCACGTGTAGTGGAAAGGTATTAAAATCAGCTGACCTGATTTTAATAACTTGTTTTTTTACATTTCTTTATCATATTTGATGCGATAGTAAATCCCGTAACCGGCGATGAAAAGATAGGAAAATACCAAGAGAAGAATGAGCGTTAAATCAACTTCCATTAAAGCAAAAGAAAGCATTAGTGCACCAAATACAAATAGCATCATATCATATGCTTTTGCCTTTGCACGATTTGCAATTGCAATATTACGCTCATCATTTTTATCAATTTTCAGTTGTTTTTCTAAGTCGGGATGTCCCTTCATGGCTTTCAGACTGATGAGCTCTCCCATGCCATGGCCAAAAATTCCGCAGCCAAGGCCAACACAAACATAAGGTAAAGCTCGCAAAATACCCTGCGGGTCCACAAGTGTCTTGATTAGATATAAGCCAATTCCCAGTAGTAATAATCCTGAGATCGTCAGTAAGTATGTTGAAGCATTTTTTTTCATTTTTATTCTTCCTCCTCATAAATAAATATCTCTTCAATTTGCATTTGAAAATAACGGGCAATCTTAAATGCTAAGACGATGGATGGATTGTATCGACCATTTTCAAGCGAACCGATTGTTTGCCTTGATACTTCCAAAGCGGCTGCAAGCTCTTCTTGCTTAATTCCTCTTAGCTTTCGAATTTCTTCCAATCTATTCTTCAAATATAAAATCTCCTTTCTTGCAAATATGGAAAGTGTGCTTTACATATTTAAGTATAATCATAAAAGCAAAAATGTCAAGCATACTTTCCATAAAAGATAATATTAATACGATACAATTTTTTATATCTGTAATTAATTAGAAAAAAATAGGAGAAATCTGGTATAATATTTGAGTAAAAATAATTTAATGCAAAGATGATAAATGATTAAATGAATTTATTGTACAAGGAGGGGCTTTGCAATGAAAATTCCAGATGAGGTAGAATTAATATCTTTTTTTGAGTCGGAACCTATTTTGTTAGATGAAGTTGTTCCTTTTTATTATAATCAAGCGACATATATTTTTTCCAATAAAAATAATGAATTGTTTAAAGTAAGTATAAGCCCGTCGTATCGTGAAATAAAAGTAGAGGTATGCCTATCAGAAGGTAAAGAATTAATATCTTTTATTGAGATAAATAACCTTGAATCAATGGAAATATTAGTTGATAAAAAAGAAGAGTCCAAAATTATGATGACCAGCCCAAGCAGTATTATTAAAATGAATTTCAAGCCCAAATATAAAATTTTTATGAATCAATTTGGGGAAAAGTAGTTTAGCTTCAATTATACCAGTGCATCAATATCGAAATTAAATTAAGTCATTACAAAAGATTAGTAAAAACTAATCTTTTTTATTACATTTTTACAAAAAGGGTACAATAATTAAAAATAGCAAAAGAAAGGTTGTGATGCTATGACTAATAATAATCCCAATCAATTGATAAATGA
Proteins encoded in this window:
- a CDS encoding ornithine cyclodeaminase family protein, with the protein product MSLNLSKEEYKKAEEYRAWIETRLPIGKELLYLTQEDVRSIPISPEEILELTEKSLAAYSRKNADMPAKIGIHPLPGTFYHAMPAYAPEAFAAGIKWGSCYPENQKKYGYPQAEGLILFNDHLSGIPIAILDCIYVTEIRTAAVTYASIKKLASSDAKTFGMIGCGVEGRQHVKNIEKVLPSLKEIYVYDISKDAENCLIQELQGEVGAVIKKADSLETLVRNSEVIASATIITEQPEPKIKDEWITSGKTILLCDCHSLYEDKTVKRADKYLVDSIEQHELLKGYGYYPYGLPEIYAETGEVVGGEKQGRVTKDELIVCNNVGMAIEDMYVVRDLFDKALENGIGRKLPL
- a CDS encoding PadR family transcriptional regulator; this encodes MKINKELMKGSTSILVLSLLSKEDMYGYQIAHQLKERSDSVFVLKEGTLYPMLHSLENDKVIESYWVDADNGKRRKYYKITKNGMKLLKDKKAEWQTYTKAVNTVIGGVCIG
- a CDS encoding O-acetylhomoserine aminocarboxypropyltransferase/cysteine synthase family protein, which produces MSKKTRENREFRFETLQLHVGQENADPLTDARAVPIYQTSSYVFHNSEHAAARFGLRDAGNIYGRLTNPTEDVFERRIAALEGGVAALAVASGAAAVTYAIQNIAQHGDHIVAAKNIYGGTYNLLEHTNKQYGIETTFVDPFRYDELDAAIQENTKLVFIETLGNPNSDVVDIEKIAEIAHKHKIPLVIDNTFATPYLVRPIAYGADIVVHSATKFIGGHGTAIGGVIVDSGKFDWEQSGKFPALSEPNPSYHGISFTKAVGAAAYVTKIRAILLRDTGATLSPFHAFLFLQGLETLSLRVERHVENSLKVAEYLKNHPQVQEVHHPSVSDDELQKELYKKYFPNGGGSIFTFEIKGDAQKAKDFIDQLELFSLLANVADVKSLVIHPASTTHSQMTEEELLNSGIKPNTIRLSIGTENINDIIEDLEEAFKAVL
- a CDS encoding MetQ/NlpA family ABC transporter substrate-binding protein; its protein translation is MTKRRIALLILVGVLALSFAGCGNKEGKSEENEETIVKVGVVGESNEMWEPVIAELEKEGIKIELVSFTDYPIPNSALDTGDIDLNAFQHYAYLNEEIKNNGYKITAIGDTFISAMNIYSDSISDVKEIKEGSKIAVPNDATNEGRALKVLEAAGLIQLDQSAGDSPEVSDITENPLKLELVEVDAANVYSLLPDVAAGVINCNYALDSGLNPGEDAIFSDNVAFYSGKDYVNLIAARTEDAENEIYQKIVKAYQSEAVKEVFATTFKGAYIAAWEE
- a CDS encoding L-lactate dehydrogenase, which gives rise to MSLRTRKVVIIGAGHVGSHAGYALAAQGLAEEIVYIDVDQKKAEAQALDIADSAVYLPHRVVVTAGTYEDASDADLLIVAAGPLPDMSKGQTRMDTLRQTVEVVKDIVENIKKSGFHGILVSISNPADVIAHYIQTKLEYPKEKVLSTSTVLDSARLRRAISQEIGVDPKSIYAYALGEHGESQMVAWSTVMIAGKPILELIKQKPEKYGNLNLQELAEKGRAAGWHILGGKGSTEFGIGTAAAEVTRAIFSDEKRILPVSVFLDGEYGQRGVYASVPAVVGNKGIEEIIELNMTEEEKQRFHLSCEIMRENYQLACNL
- a CDS encoding pyridoxal phosphate-dependent aminotransferase, translated to MQELSKRTASFTESIIRKMTRISDQYGAVNLSQGFPDFDPPKEILTSLKEASMKGPHQYAVTWGAQNFREALAHKQEHFSGMKIDPNTEITVTCGSTEAMMAAMMAITNPGDQVIVFSPFYENYGADAILCGAEPLYVPLVPPAFHFDGDVLEAAFKKGAKALILCNPSNPCGKVFTREELKLISALAIKYDAYVITDEVYEHILYEPYEHLYLASFPGMRERTITCSSLSKTYSITGWRLGYVIAEERIIDRIKKVHDFLTVGAAAPLMEAAVTGLLFDDKYYKELQRHYTHMRDLFLKGLDEIGLPYIKPQGAYYVLTDISEFGCKNDVAFCEWLAKEVKVAAVPGSAFFKEQTHSFIRFHFAKKDETLQLALQNLSEIYKKADRR
- a CDS encoding DUF6442 family protein, translating into MKKNASTYLLTISGLLLLGIGLYLIKTLVDPQGILRALPYVCVGLGCGIFGHGMGELISLKAMKGHPDLEKQLKIDKNDERNIAIANRAKAKAYDMMLFVFGALMLSFALMEVDLTLILLLVFSYLFIAGYGIYYRIKYDKEM
- a CDS encoding FtsW/RodA/SpoVE family cell cycle protein, translating into MDKKVKAFLDEVCIYINCKAVHKDIREELFEHINELKKENVNHGYDEKEALDLAICAMGSTEEIGVRLNRQHKPRMEWSILLLTMAIAVIGAVVMYTSSQFTSGETINFSTYVLIAAIGVGTMVTFYYYDYTKLKNLSAALYFSGILLLVATLLIGTSANGATRWISIGPFSVVIPEVASLLFLIAFVGFLEKYRGKGAIQIIKILFTCMISVFLIMLLPSLATAFVLFIVYAAGIIMAVIRNHFGGNKKMQFISLFAGGGVVASLLLYRVIANPYLLMRLNIFTEKSQGYQERMADHWLTLSNWFGKISYSGGSLNGTMPNITGEYILVNVIATFGWVAGVALIILIGAFIIRSFLTARQIKNNYGFYLSFSACMILSAQFLINILINFNLFPLTAVNMPFVSYGGTGYIVNMAFVGIILSVWRRDNLISHSDSVRLSNSKKEIISYSNGKLIIDLQAWRK
- a CDS encoding helix-turn-helix transcriptional regulator, which codes for MKNRLEEIRKLRGIKQEELAAALEVSRQTIGSLENGRYNPSIVLAFKIARYFQMQIEEIFIYEEEE